Proteins co-encoded in one Methyloterricola oryzae genomic window:
- a CDS encoding uroporphyrinogen decarboxylase family protein, whose amino-acid sequence MNALQRLQAAIQGEPADRIPIFCNMLEQGARELGLPMAEYYSRGEYVAEGQLRLREKYGHDNVWSLFYVGKEAELLGCRKILFSDEGPPNVAHFVINNYEDVSGLEVPEDVATHPAFEETAKCLNILRAEAGGKYPICAYLTASMTLPALLMGMDRWLELLLTGPEDVRDELLEKCSEFFRKEIAAYRAAGADVLLYSNPFGSPYFLGQKYFQELSMPWMKRDLEPGGTANVVYYCGGARMNPVIDQVIKELGLGAFYLGPEDDIAEGKRLVAGRGLTCGVINDIKLLSWTPAEVRAVVREMIAAGKPGGRFLFGTILMPYQIPEENIHAMLDAAREFGSFEHAWSG is encoded by the coding sequence ATGAATGCTCTGCAACGCTTGCAGGCCGCAATCCAGGGTGAGCCGGCCGACCGCATTCCCATTTTTTGCAATATGCTGGAGCAGGGTGCCCGCGAACTGGGGCTACCGATGGCCGAGTATTATTCCAGGGGCGAGTACGTCGCGGAGGGCCAACTGCGGCTGCGTGAAAAATACGGTCACGACAATGTCTGGAGCTTGTTCTACGTGGGCAAGGAGGCGGAATTGCTGGGTTGCCGCAAGATCCTTTTTTCCGATGAGGGCCCTCCTAACGTGGCGCACTTCGTGATCAACAATTACGAGGATGTCAGCGGGTTGGAAGTTCCCGAGGATGTGGCGACGCACCCGGCCTTCGAGGAGACCGCCAAGTGCTTGAACATCCTGCGCGCCGAGGCAGGCGGCAAGTATCCCATCTGCGCCTATCTGACGGCTTCCATGACCTTGCCCGCGCTGCTCATGGGTATGGACCGCTGGTTGGAGCTGTTGCTGACCGGGCCGGAGGACGTGCGCGACGAGCTCCTGGAAAAGTGCTCGGAATTCTTCCGCAAGGAGATAGCGGCCTACCGCGCCGCTGGCGCGGATGTGCTGCTGTATTCCAATCCCTTCGGCTCGCCCTATTTTCTTGGCCAGAAGTACTTTCAGGAATTGTCGATGCCCTGGATGAAGCGGGACCTTGAGCCAGGCGGAACCGCCAACGTGGTTTACTACTGCGGCGGTGCGCGCATGAATCCGGTCATCGACCAGGTGATCAAGGAACTCGGACTGGGTGCGTTCTACCTGGGGCCCGAGGATGACATAGCGGAAGGCAAGCGCCTGGTGGCAGGCCGTGGGCTGACCTGCGGCGTGATCAATGACATCAAGCTTCTGAGCTGGACGCCGGCGGAGGTCCGCGCGGTGGTTCGCGAGATGATCGCGGCCGGCAAGCCGGGCGGCCGCTTCCTGTTTGGCACCATTCTCATGCCTTACCAGATTCCGGAGGAGAACATCCACGCCATGCTGGATGCGGCGCGTGAGTTCGGGAGCTTCGAGCATGCCTGGAGCGGATGA
- a CDS encoding cobalamin B12-binding domain-containing protein yields the protein MSDRNIEAWHAIVKAYNEAIYDTDGERALQVVEDALAQGLTPEDVVFKVIIPALEAMMEQINHDPDANLAQHFMTAQIATKVTERMLAKFSQPPQTVGRVIIGTSQGDLHSLGKRIVVGCLKSLMVDVVDLGINVPPERFVDEAEAHGAQVIAISSMMVHTARSAQGCVRVRQLLKERGLEERVRIVVGGAPYRFDPQLFRQVGADAWAEDGITAGRVILELIREVKPS from the coding sequence ATGTCCGACCGGAATATCGAAGCGTGGCACGCCATCGTCAAAGCCTATAACGAGGCCATCTATGACACCGATGGCGAGCGCGCGCTACAGGTGGTCGAGGATGCGTTGGCTCAGGGACTGACGCCGGAGGACGTCGTCTTCAAGGTCATCATTCCGGCGCTTGAGGCCATGATGGAGCAGATCAATCACGATCCGGACGCCAACCTCGCGCAGCACTTCATGACCGCGCAGATCGCCACCAAGGTGACCGAGAGGATGCTTGCCAAATTCAGTCAGCCTCCTCAAACAGTGGGCCGCGTGATCATCGGCACCTCGCAGGGCGATCTGCATTCCCTGGGCAAGCGGATTGTGGTGGGGTGTCTCAAGTCACTGATGGTGGACGTGGTCGATCTGGGCATCAATGTGCCGCCGGAGCGCTTTGTCGATGAGGCCGAGGCGCACGGGGCCCAGGTAATCGCTATCTCCTCCATGATGGTACACACCGCCAGGAGCGCTCAAGGTTGCGTGCGAGTGCGACAGCTCCTCAAGGAGAGGGGACTGGAAGAACGTGTTCGCATCGTGGTTGGAGGGGCGCCATACCGTTTCGATCCGCAGTTGTTCAGGCAGGTGGGTGCGGATGCCTGGGCGGAGGACGGCATTACCGCCGGGCGGGTGATTCTCGAACTTATCAGGGAGGTCAAGCCGTCATGA
- a CDS encoding HDOD domain-containing protein, which yields MKILLYSCCWMDAVELWIATIILCVSAGLLARYVYKRSRRRVEPDRAELPELPERKEQEPAPSPPRETPVSAASVAEPVAGSVAPVEILKLFEPLNLWSEEELALLATDHPSLIFPAGSLLFRRDEALPWGFYLLKGEVELVSGEGAALTLKAQDEQASFPLGCAERNQTDCIAKSQVEVLRLPRDVALASGLAAKRHVSGIDVQSMDLPPILKGSSAFYVFCQTFESRQVKLPTLPSVALKLRETLRSKDINLEEAARIVQIDPVTTAKLIQVANSPLYLAAQRIATCHGAVVRLGLEATLNLVVSIGLRGLFRSKNTQINRLMNQIWHKSVQVSVLASVLAKELGQVEPDQALLAGLTYRIGAIPFLSFVDHLPQGGYTVEEIEAAIPLLSGPVGKMVLTEWDFAEQYLDLPLLADDWFADTGDSFGLPDLLRLAVWHSYLGEPRARSLPPIVALPSFGKLKRSRLTPEFSLALLQKSKAQIDETSKVLAS from the coding sequence GTGAAGATCCTGCTGTATAGCTGCTGCTGGATGGATGCTGTGGAACTCTGGATTGCGACGATCATCTTGTGCGTGTCCGCGGGATTGCTTGCCCGCTATGTCTACAAGCGGAGCCGCAGACGCGTCGAGCCGGATCGGGCCGAGTTGCCCGAACTGCCGGAGCGTAAGGAGCAGGAACCTGCGCCTTCGCCGCCGAGGGAAACCCCTGTCTCGGCGGCATCTGTTGCCGAGCCCGTGGCCGGAAGCGTCGCTCCGGTGGAGATCCTCAAGCTGTTTGAGCCTTTGAACCTCTGGTCCGAAGAGGAACTCGCGCTCCTGGCGACGGATCATCCCAGCCTTATATTTCCCGCGGGTAGCCTGTTGTTCCGGCGTGATGAGGCCTTGCCCTGGGGGTTCTACCTGTTGAAGGGGGAAGTGGAGCTGGTGAGCGGCGAGGGCGCCGCGCTGACCCTGAAGGCGCAAGATGAGCAGGCCAGTTTCCCTTTAGGCTGCGCCGAGCGGAACCAGACGGACTGCATCGCGAAATCGCAGGTGGAGGTGCTGCGTCTGCCCCGGGACGTGGCCCTGGCCAGTGGATTAGCGGCAAAGCGCCATGTTAGCGGTATTGACGTCCAATCCATGGATCTGCCGCCTATCCTCAAGGGGAGCAGCGCGTTTTACGTATTCTGCCAGACCTTCGAGAGCCGTCAGGTCAAGCTGCCGACGTTGCCCTCGGTGGCGCTCAAGCTCCGTGAAACCTTGCGCAGCAAGGATATCAATCTGGAAGAGGCCGCCCGGATCGTGCAGATCGATCCGGTCACGACAGCCAAGCTGATCCAGGTGGCCAATTCGCCCCTTTATCTCGCGGCGCAGCGGATCGCCACCTGCCATGGCGCAGTGGTCAGGCTCGGCTTGGAGGCGACCCTGAATCTTGTCGTCAGCATCGGCCTGCGCGGATTATTCCGCTCCAAGAATACCCAGATCAACCGCTTGATGAATCAGATCTGGCACAAGAGCGTGCAAGTATCCGTGCTGGCCTCGGTGCTGGCCAAGGAACTGGGACAGGTGGAGCCCGATCAGGCACTGCTGGCTGGGCTCACCTACCGCATCGGCGCGATTCCTTTTCTCAGTTTCGTGGATCATTTGCCTCAGGGCGGTTACACCGTTGAGGAAATCGAGGCGGCGATCCCGTTGTTGTCAGGGCCTGTGGGCAAGATGGTGTTGACCGAGTGGGATTTCGCGGAGCAGTACCTGGACTTGCCACTGCTCGCCGATGACTGGTTTGCCGATACCGGCGACAGCTTTGGCCTACCCGATCTGCTGCGCCTAGCCGTCTGGCACAGCTATCTGGGAGAGCCGCGGGCGAGGAGCCTGCCGCCGATTGTCGCATTGCCTTCATTCGGCAAGCTGAAGCGTTCCAGGCTTACGCCGGAGTTCTCCCTGGCTTTGTTGCAGAAATCCAAGGCCCAGATCGACGAAACCTCAAAAGTGCTGGCCTCGTGA
- a CDS encoding two-component system sensor histidine kinase NtrB: protein MPRSYRYAHLISSLSALAGLAFPVIGCTMEMHYHGFPFSFESAVALHREFLNLWLLDSAPLVMGLYGYFLGRALDKIHLELENRTESEQRLRSILNNLSSGVLVINESGVIQKCNAALCAMFGFGNDELIAQHVNVLMPPEVASSHDQYLRRLKESGRSDLFGKRRELMAQRRDGKTFPIEIVIGEMTCADARYFVGSITDITQRKQLEAQLHQAQRLESIGQLAAGVAHEINTPIQYVGDNLHVLRQNFEDLSALIAEIQRCAESVPDVCRERMLAAEEKYDLAFILDDTPKAISQAIEGTERVSHIVRAMKDFSHIDRAKVTAVDINAALRNTLTIAKNEYKYVADTKTLFAELPLVECYASELNQVFLNLIVNAAHAIADKGPERGLITLVTQNTGGFAQISIKDTGTGIPEAIQDRVFDPFFTTKEVGKGTGQGLHIAHQVVAKHGGRLWFESEPGQGTTFHIQIPLQLEQKAAAEHA, encoded by the coding sequence ATGCCCCGTTCCTATCGTTACGCTCACCTGATTTCCAGTTTGTCTGCACTGGCGGGCCTGGCGTTTCCTGTGATTGGCTGCACCATGGAGATGCACTATCACGGCTTTCCGTTTTCTTTTGAGTCTGCAGTCGCCCTGCACCGGGAGTTTCTCAACCTATGGCTGTTGGATTCGGCCCCGCTTGTCATGGGCCTGTATGGGTACTTTCTGGGCCGGGCCCTGGACAAGATTCACCTCGAGCTGGAAAACCGGACGGAGAGCGAACAACGACTGCGTTCCATCCTGAACAACCTCAGCAGTGGTGTGCTCGTTATCAATGAATCGGGCGTAATTCAGAAATGCAATGCGGCTTTGTGCGCCATGTTTGGATTCGGTAACGACGAACTCATCGCGCAGCATGTGAACGTGCTGATGCCGCCGGAAGTCGCCAGCTCACATGACCAGTATCTGAGACGCTTGAAGGAATCCGGTCGAAGTGACCTTTTTGGAAAGCGACGCGAATTGATGGCGCAGCGTCGCGACGGCAAGACCTTTCCCATCGAAATTGTGATTGGAGAGATGACATGCGCGGATGCGCGCTATTTCGTCGGCTCCATCACCGACATTACCCAGCGCAAGCAATTGGAGGCACAGCTGCATCAGGCTCAGCGCCTGGAATCCATCGGCCAGCTCGCGGCAGGCGTCGCTCACGAAATCAACACACCCATTCAGTACGTCGGGGACAACCTGCATGTCTTGCGGCAGAACTTCGAGGATCTCTCCGCGCTGATCGCGGAAATCCAACGTTGCGCCGAGTCGGTACCGGACGTGTGCAGGGAGCGCATGTTGGCCGCCGAGGAAAAATATGACCTGGCATTTATACTGGATGACACGCCCAAGGCCATCAGCCAGGCGATAGAAGGCACGGAGCGCGTTAGCCACATCGTCCGGGCGATGAAGGATTTCTCACATATCGACCGGGCAAAAGTTACCGCGGTCGATATCAACGCCGCATTGCGCAACACGCTGACCATCGCTAAGAATGAATACAAGTATGTGGCCGATACCAAAACCCTGTTCGCTGAGCTACCGCTCGTGGAATGCTATGCGTCTGAATTGAACCAGGTATTCCTCAACCTCATCGTCAACGCGGCCCATGCCATCGCGGACAAAGGACCGGAACGCGGGTTGATCACGCTGGTCACGCAGAACACCGGCGGCTTTGCGCAGATCAGCATCAAGGACACCGGCACGGGCATACCCGAGGCAATTCAGGACCGGGTATTCGACCCCTTCTTCACTACCAAGGAGGTGGGTAAGGGCACCGGCCAGGGATTGCATATCGCCCATCAGGTCGTGGCCAAGCACGGCGGGCGGCTATGGTTCGAATCGGAGCCAGGCCAGGGCACAACCTTCCACATCCAGATACCCTTGCAGTTGGAACAAAAGGCGGCAGCCGAACATGCCTGA
- a CDS encoding response regulator produces the protein MPETPPKKQIVFVDDEENVLSGMQRVLRRQRTEWDMHFVTSGEAALKILASQPVDLLVTDMKMAGMQGHQLLEHVMLDYPSVARIILSGHVEASAATRVVELAHQFLTKPCDSDTLSAAIVQTLKIRDCIENPRIRAALGNIGKIPALPRVYQELNDALRSDCCDGKTIAAIIAKDMSIAAKLLQVVNSSFFGLGRRVSSVNEAVALLGVKQLRALVLSSYVFESFSPAVKNLPISIDSLWNSSIQTANLARRITLAQNLGDDRPDQAYMGGLLHNLGLLLFVTRMTDKFTQAVQAMTANPSASFEDTENQLLGTTHAEAASYVLGLWALPPRIVESVLLQHHPGELTYHGFCGVTAVHAAVAILAEKSGPPERFFAHTLDMEYLTRIGVSEKVDRWRQMADDILDQGKGAAG, from the coding sequence ATGCCTGAAACGCCCCCCAAAAAACAGATCGTCTTCGTGGACGATGAGGAAAACGTGCTGTCCGGCATGCAGCGTGTCCTGCGCCGCCAGCGCACCGAATGGGACATGCACTTTGTCACCAGCGGCGAGGCCGCCTTGAAGATACTCGCCAGCCAGCCCGTGGACCTGCTCGTTACCGACATGAAGATGGCCGGGATGCAGGGCCACCAACTGCTGGAACACGTGATGCTGGATTATCCTTCCGTCGCACGCATCATCCTTAGTGGCCATGTGGAGGCCAGCGCCGCGACCCGCGTGGTGGAACTGGCCCACCAGTTCCTCACCAAGCCCTGCGATTCCGACACGCTATCGGCGGCCATCGTCCAGACCCTGAAAATCCGTGATTGCATCGAGAATCCGCGCATCCGCGCGGCGCTCGGCAATATCGGCAAGATTCCCGCGCTGCCTCGGGTCTACCAGGAGCTCAATGACGCGCTGCGCTCCGACTGCTGCGATGGCAAAACCATCGCCGCCATCATTGCCAAGGACATGTCCATCGCAGCCAAGCTGCTGCAAGTGGTCAACTCGTCGTTTTTCGGCTTGGGCCGGCGTGTCTCCAGCGTAAACGAGGCCGTAGCGTTGCTGGGCGTCAAGCAATTGCGCGCGCTGGTATTGAGCAGCTATGTATTCGAGTCCTTCTCTCCCGCCGTGAAGAACTTGCCTATCTCCATCGACAGCCTGTGGAACAGCTCGATCCAGACGGCCAACCTGGCCCGCCGCATCACCCTGGCCCAGAACCTCGGCGACGACCGCCCCGACCAGGCGTACATGGGCGGCCTGTTGCACAATCTGGGGCTGCTGCTTTTCGTCACCCGCATGACCGACAAGTTCACCCAGGCGGTGCAGGCCATGACCGCGAACCCCTCGGCTTCCTTCGAGGACACGGAAAACCAGTTGCTCGGCACCACCCATGCCGAAGCCGCGAGCTACGTCCTGGGCCTCTGGGCCCTGCCGCCGCGCATCGTGGAATCGGTTCTGCTGCAGCACCACCCCGGCGAACTCACCTACCACGGTTTCTGCGGCGTAACGGCGGTGCATGCCGCGGTCGCCATCCTGGCCGAAAAGTCCGGTCCGCCCGAGCGATTCTTCGCGCACACGCTGGATATGGAATACCTGACGCGTATCGGTGTCAGCGAGAAAGTGGACCGCTGGCGGCAAATGGCGGACGATATCTTGGATCAAGGCAAGGGAGCTGCGGGATGA
- a CDS encoding HD domain-containing phosphohydrolase yields the protein MTKRRILSVDDEPNILSALRRQLRREYDVITAGSGSEGLEVFQSEGPFAVVMSDYNMPRMDGVEFLRRIRELSSDTVSIMLTGRAELDVAVSALHHGNIFRFLNKPVSHEVLLKALDDSFEQHRLITAERELTRQINQANAELQQLNLQLEGKVAERTRTLKRLYEFVSTLNGLESVAAVANLTVNTTSKILLSPLVSLWGFDAEKGQLQALGATDPNIPGTTLESAQCLAGSVLAKRRIQVFADPDEVNLNAADRTHLLDFPILAVPLLTGSEPVGIMMLSGTSRAPFTEEAIATANSIADSASIALRGRQHHQERDETQDAVIMALAKLSEYRDPETGQHLNRLKVYCRLLCEALRSHPVLGPQITQAFIEDVVRSSPLHDIGKVGIPDHILKKPGRHTEEEFELMKTHASIGGDTLRSVLEECRYQGFIRTGMDIAYCHHERWDGSGYPKGLSGAEIPLAARVLALADVYDALTTARVYKPAFPHEKARQIIIEGSGSHFDPSIVDAFLSREQEFATTAQALADNSHCLM from the coding sequence ATGACGAAGCGGCGAATTCTGAGCGTCGACGATGAACCGAACATCCTTTCCGCACTCAGACGCCAGCTGCGCAGGGAGTATGACGTGATTACCGCAGGTAGCGGCTCCGAAGGCCTGGAGGTTTTCCAGAGCGAAGGGCCATTCGCGGTGGTCATGTCCGACTACAACATGCCGCGCATGGATGGCGTGGAGTTCCTGCGCCGAATCCGAGAACTCTCGTCCGACACGGTCTCGATCATGCTCACCGGCCGCGCCGAACTGGACGTGGCGGTGTCAGCCCTGCACCACGGCAATATCTTCCGTTTCCTAAACAAACCGGTCAGCCACGAAGTTCTGCTCAAGGCCCTGGATGACTCGTTCGAGCAACATCGCCTCATCACCGCCGAACGGGAACTGACCCGTCAGATCAACCAGGCAAACGCGGAACTGCAGCAACTGAATCTGCAACTGGAAGGCAAGGTCGCCGAGCGTACGCGGACGCTCAAACGACTCTACGAGTTCGTCTCCACGCTGAATGGCCTCGAAAGCGTGGCCGCCGTAGCCAATCTGACGGTCAACACCACGTCAAAGATCTTGCTAAGCCCCTTGGTCTCACTGTGGGGGTTTGACGCGGAAAAGGGGCAATTGCAGGCCTTGGGCGCCACGGACCCCAATATCCCAGGCACGACCCTGGAATCAGCCCAGTGTCTGGCGGGAAGCGTCCTGGCAAAGCGCCGCATCCAGGTTTTCGCGGATCCAGACGAGGTGAATCTCAACGCGGCGGACCGCACCCACCTGCTGGACTTTCCGATCCTGGCCGTACCGCTGCTGACCGGTTCCGAGCCGGTAGGCATCATGATGCTGTCTGGCACCAGCCGCGCGCCGTTCACGGAGGAGGCCATTGCGACAGCGAATTCCATCGCCGATTCGGCATCCATCGCCTTGCGCGGACGGCAGCATCACCAGGAGCGGGACGAGACTCAGGATGCGGTGATCATGGCCCTCGCCAAGCTCTCGGAATACCGGGACCCGGAAACCGGGCAGCACCTGAATCGCCTGAAGGTTTATTGCCGGCTGCTCTGCGAGGCGCTGCGCAGCCATCCCGTGCTAGGACCGCAGATAACGCAGGCCTTCATCGAGGACGTGGTGCGTTCCTCTCCCCTGCACGACATCGGCAAGGTGGGCATTCCGGACCATATCCTGAAGAAACCCGGACGCCATACGGAAGAAGAGTTCGAGCTGATGAAGACCCATGCCAGCATCGGTGGCGATACCCTACGCTCGGTGCTAGAGGAATGCCGCTATCAAGGCTTCATCCGCACCGGCATGGACATCGCCTATTGCCATCACGAGCGCTGGGACGGCAGCGGCTACCCGAAGGGACTGAGCGGCGCCGAGATTCCACTGGCGGCCCGCGTCCTGGCCCTGGCCGACGTCTACGACGCCCTCACCACCGCCAGGGTTTACAAGCCCGCGTTTCCCCACGAAAAAGCGAGGCAGATCATCATCGAAGGCAGCGGCAGTCACTTCGACCCATCCATCGTCGATGCCTTCCTGAGCCGCGAACAGGAATTTGCGACCACCGCGCAAGCCCTGGCGGACAACAGCCACTGCCTGATGTGA
- the greB gene encoding transcription elongation factor GreB yields the protein MTRWRPAGERKSPYITPEGYARLQEEQQALWARRHEVTAALAAAAAEGDRSENAEYIYRKKELREIDRRIRYLQKRLPDLTVVTETAGKRGRIYFGCWVTVEDEAGRESTYRIVGPDELDPSKGWISMDSPVARALLGKALDDEVTVATPAGTARYYITALGYVPPDEV from the coding sequence ATGACGCGCTGGCGCCCCGCGGGGGAACGTAAGTCCCCTTATATTACCCCCGAGGGTTATGCGCGGCTTCAGGAAGAGCAGCAGGCGCTGTGGGCCCGGCGTCATGAGGTAACGGCGGCGTTGGCAGCGGCCGCCGCCGAGGGTGACCGTTCCGAAAATGCCGAATACATCTACCGCAAGAAGGAACTGCGCGAGATAGACCGCCGGATCCGCTACCTGCAGAAGCGCCTGCCCGATCTCACGGTGGTGACGGAAACCGCGGGCAAGCGCGGCCGCATCTATTTCGGCTGCTGGGTCACTGTCGAGGATGAGGCGGGCCGTGAGTCGACCTACCGCATTGTCGGCCCCGACGAACTGGATCCCAGCAAGGGCTGGATCAGCATGGATTCGCCGGTGGCCCGTGCCTTGCTGGGCAAGGCCCTGGACGATGAGGTCACGGTGGCGACGCCCGCTGGCACGGCGCGCTATTACATCACCGCGCTGGGCTACGTCCCGCCCGATGAGGTCTGA
- the msrA gene encoding peptide-methionine (S)-S-oxide reductase MsrA: MKHTTMPDSRTALPGRSTPMPVPQHHFVNGHSMPPPYPEGLETAIFGLGCFWGAERRFWQQAGVYITAVGYAGGFTPNPSYEEVCAGLTGHAEVVLVVFNPGVISYQDLLRLFWTSHDPTQGMRQGNDFGTQYRSAIYTYSEDQRRLAVESRQIYQKALQRAGFGAITTEIAPAPDFYYAEAYHQQYLAKNPSGYCGLGGTGVACPEAAAVSQTGDD; encoded by the coding sequence ATGAAGCACACGACCATGCCGGATAGCCGGACCGCCCTACCCGGGCGTTCCACCCCCATGCCAGTCCCTCAACACCATTTCGTGAACGGCCACAGCATGCCACCGCCCTACCCGGAAGGGCTGGAGACCGCGATCTTCGGTCTGGGCTGCTTCTGGGGCGCGGAGAGACGCTTCTGGCAGCAGGCCGGAGTATATATCACCGCCGTCGGCTACGCAGGTGGCTTCACGCCTAACCCGAGCTATGAGGAAGTCTGTGCCGGCCTCACGGGACATGCGGAAGTGGTGCTGGTGGTGTTCAACCCCGGTGTCATCTCCTATCAGGATCTGCTGCGTCTGTTCTGGACATCCCATGATCCCACCCAAGGCATGCGCCAGGGTAACGACTTCGGCACCCAGTACCGCTCCGCCATCTACACCTACTCGGAAGACCAGCGCAGGCTTGCTGTGGAAAGCCGGCAAATCTATCAGAAAGCGCTGCAACGGGCCGGCTTTGGAGCCATTACCACCGAAATCGCGCCGGCGCCGGACTTCTATTACGCGGAAGCCTACCACCAGCAGTATCTGGCCAAGAACCCAAGCGGCTATTGCGGCCTGGGAGGCACTGGGGTGGCCTGCCCTGAAGCAGCGGCGGTGTCGCAGACCGGCGACGATTGA
- a CDS encoding M48 family metallopeptidase — protein sequence MPRLLVLLGALLLLSGCATTPLGRTQFAMMPDSQMAQMGNQAFVNIKGKTPLDRDLRANTYVECVAGAIVKETGGQWEVVVFQDATPNAFALPGGKIGVHSGIFAVATNQDQLATVLAHEVAHVLARHTNERVSQQMALSQGLNVLQAIASPTSATGQSLMGLLGVGAQYGILLPYNRLQESEADLLGLDLMAKAGFDPRQSLDLWRNMDRAGGGSQPVEFLSTHPSHGTRMKDLEARIPSALTLMQQAQAGGNKPQCDSLRAR from the coding sequence ATGCCAAGACTGTTGGTCCTTCTGGGCGCTCTCCTGTTGCTCTCAGGCTGTGCGACCACCCCACTGGGGCGCACCCAATTCGCCATGATGCCGGACAGCCAGATGGCACAGATGGGCAATCAGGCTTTCGTCAACATCAAGGGCAAAACTCCCTTGGACCGCGATCTTCGCGCCAATACCTACGTGGAATGCGTGGCCGGCGCCATCGTGAAAGAGACGGGTGGGCAATGGGAAGTGGTCGTCTTCCAGGACGCCACACCGAATGCCTTTGCCCTGCCGGGCGGCAAGATCGGGGTGCACAGCGGCATTTTCGCCGTGGCCACCAACCAAGACCAACTCGCTACGGTGCTGGCCCACGAGGTCGCCCACGTCCTGGCTCGTCATACCAACGAGCGCGTGTCCCAGCAAATGGCCCTGAGCCAAGGGCTCAATGTGCTGCAGGCGATCGCCAGCCCGACTAGCGCCACAGGCCAAAGCCTGATGGGGCTGCTCGGCGTGGGAGCGCAATACGGTATCCTGCTGCCTTACAACCGGCTGCAGGAGAGCGAGGCCGACCTGCTGGGTCTGGATCTAATGGCCAAGGCCGGATTCGACCCGCGTCAAAGCCTGGATCTGTGGCGAAATATGGACCGTGCCGGCGGAGGGTCCCAGCCGGTGGAATTTCTCTCCACCCATCCCTCACACGGCACGCGCATGAAAGACCTGGAAGCGCGGATCCCGTCTGCCTTGACGCTCATGCAGCAAGCTCAAGCCGGGGGCAATAAACCGCAATGCGACAGCCTGCGGGCACGTTGA